In Phreatobacter aquaticus, a single genomic region encodes these proteins:
- a CDS encoding type II toxin-antitoxin system RatA family toxin, producing MPVFKTERRVRHDPAQMFDLVADVDQYPAFVPLCEALKVRRRVNAGDDGIEILVADMTVAYKFIRETFTSRVTLDRPRLHILAEYIDGPFSKLENHWRFVAQPGGGTVVTFSIDYEFRSRALALVMGAVFDAAFRRFAEAFEARADKVYGVPGAALPSA from the coding sequence ATGCCGGTGTTCAAGACCGAACGGCGGGTACGCCACGATCCCGCGCAGATGTTCGATCTGGTGGCCGATGTCGACCAATACCCGGCCTTCGTGCCGCTCTGCGAGGCGCTGAAGGTGCGCCGCCGGGTCAATGCCGGCGATGACGGCATCGAGATCCTCGTCGCCGACATGACGGTCGCCTACAAGTTCATCCGCGAGACCTTCACCAGCCGCGTGACGCTCGACCGGCCGCGCCTGCACATTCTGGCGGAATATATCGACGGGCCGTTCTCGAAGCTTGAGAACCACTGGCGCTTCGTGGCGCAGCCCGGCGGCGGCACGGTGGTGACCTTCTCGATCGACTACGAGTTCCGCTCCCGCGCCCTGGCCCTGGTCATGGGGGCGGTGTTCGACGCCGCGTTCCGGCGCTTTGCCGAGGCCTTCGAAGCGCGCGCCGACAAGGTCTATGGAGTGCCTGGGGCCGCGCTGCCCTCAGCCTGA
- a CDS encoding P-loop NTPase family protein — MRRVLVMGCSGSGKSTFATALAARLAVPYVSLDGMFWKPGWVEPDKAEFAAEVAAVTEHDSWVIDGNYTSHAGAIRRDRADTVCLFDLPRLTCLAGVIRRSIASYGRVRPEMAPGCPEKVDFGFYRYVWTYRDVQHPKLLAYVGGLRDDQRLATFTTRADADAFLAAVPPAGRA, encoded by the coding sequence ATGCGGCGGGTTCTGGTGATGGGCTGTTCGGGCTCGGGCAAGTCGACCTTCGCGACGGCTTTGGCCGCGCGTCTCGCTGTGCCCTATGTGTCGCTGGACGGCATGTTCTGGAAGCCGGGCTGGGTTGAGCCAGACAAGGCCGAGTTCGCCGCTGAGGTCGCAGCCGTCACCGAACACGATTCCTGGGTCATCGACGGCAATTATACCAGCCATGCCGGCGCGATCAGGCGGGACCGGGCCGATACGGTCTGCCTCTTTGACCTGCCCCGGCTCACCTGCCTTGCCGGCGTGATCCGGCGCAGCATCGCCAGCTATGGCCGGGTGCGACCTGAGATGGCGCCGGGATGCCCGGAGAAGGTCGATTTCGGCTTCTATCGCTATGTCTGGACCTATCGCGACGTCCAGCATCCGAAGCTCCTGGCGTATGTCGGCGGGCTTCGCGACGACCAGCGCCTCGCAACCTTCACCACCCGCGCCGATGCCGACGCCTTCCTGGCGGCCGTTCCACCTGCGGGACGGGCCTGA